In Bacillota bacterium, the following are encoded in one genomic region:
- the mtnA gene encoding S-methyl-5-thioribose-1-phosphate isomerase, translating to MKPLEYKQGILKLIDQTKLPREVIWVECKTYNDVAQAIKDMIIRGAPAIGVSAAYGIAIGSQAIDTNSKDIFFNELEKICDVIKNTRPTAVNLFWAVERIYNKAISNIDKSISEIKDIILNEAFLMELEDIETNKKIGCHGNRLIKYGWTILTHCNAGALATSDYGTALGVIRAAHESGKNIQVFADETRPYLQGSRLTAWELMEDGIPVTLICDNMAGHFMKEGFIDCVIVGADRIAVNGDTANKIGTYSLSVLAKENNIPFYIAAPVSTIDFSIESGDKIPIEERKIEEVTHIKGIPIAPEGVRVRNPAFDVTPNKYITAIITEKGVIYPPYNINLLKLRP from the coding sequence ATGAAACCTCTGGAATATAAACAGGGAATCTTAAAACTGATTGATCAGACAAAGCTTCCCCGGGAAGTCATCTGGGTAGAGTGCAAAACTTATAATGATGTTGCACAGGCAATCAAAGACATGATTATAAGAGGTGCACCCGCTATTGGTGTATCTGCTGCCTATGGGATAGCAATAGGCTCACAGGCTATTGATACAAATTCTAAAGATATTTTTTTCAATGAACTTGAAAAAATCTGCGATGTAATAAAAAACACCCGCCCTACTGCAGTAAATTTATTTTGGGCTGTAGAAAGAATATACAATAAAGCTATCTCAAATATAGATAAATCAATAAGTGAAATTAAGGACATTATTTTGAATGAAGCATTCCTAATGGAACTGGAGGATATTGAAACAAATAAAAAAATAGGTTGCCATGGAAATCGCTTAATTAAGTACGGGTGGACAATCTTAACCCATTGTAATGCCGGTGCCCTTGCTACTAGTGACTATGGTACAGCCCTTGGTGTTATCAGAGCAGCCCATGAATCAGGCAAAAACATACAGGTATTTGCAGATGAAACCAGGCCTTACCTACAAGGTTCAAGATTGACCGCATGGGAATTAATGGAAGATGGTATTCCCGTTACCCTTATATGTGACAATATGGCAGGCCATTTCATGAAAGAGGGTTTTATTGATTGTGTAATAGTCGGTGCAGACCGGATAGCAGTGAACGGGGATACGGCAAATAAGATAGGTACTTATTCACTGTCCGTCCTTGCTAAAGAAAACAATATACCCTTTTATATTGCAGCTCCCGTTTCAACAATTGATTTCTCAATTGAAAGTGGAGACAAAATCCCTATAGAGGAAAGAAAAATTGAGGAGGTAACCCATATAAAAGGGATACCTATTGCTCCCGAAGGAGTCAGGGTTAGAAACCCTGCTTTTGACGTTACACCCAATAAATACATCACAGCTATAATAACTGAAAAAGGTGTAATTTATCCGCCTTACAATATAAATTTGCTAAAACTAAGGCCATAA